GTGTTTGATTTGTTTCATCCCAAGTATTAATAGCTGAGCAAGTTTGATATTCGAAGagcatatattaaatttaatcattatTTTGAGTATACTTGACTAAATTCAATAACTTCATCAACAAAGCCACTAATTAAGTAATTATTACGCCTAAATGGCAAGAGAACATGGAGTTTAATTAATGCTACTTTAATTTTGTGATGAAGAACAAGATAACCCTGTCACGTGGCTACATGATTAATTTACTCTCCAAGCAACTTATTTCAACAAAAAAAGGTACCACCAAACCGAATGATCTCCCTAAGATTGTGCtgaatctatttatttatttattttttaaaagcccCCTCCACAACACTATAAATACCCACCAAATTCAGTTGCTCATGCATCATAACCACCAAGTTAACTTCCAATACTTATTCCTACCTGTCCATCTACCTATCAACCATAATTAACTGCAACTTAGCCTCATGGCACAATCCCTATcactcctttcctttcttcttcttttttcttattattccACTCTAACAATGGGGGCCTACAATGTACTAAACTACGGCGCGGAGCCCGACGGCCAAACTGACTCGGCGAAAGCATTCCTAAGTGCGTGGGCCGATGCGTGTGGATCCGGCAGCCCCGCGACGATGTACGTACCCGCGGGCAATTTCTTCGTCAGCCAGGCCGTCTTTCAAGGGCCCTGCAAAAGTTCCGAGATCAAGATGTACATTGACGGGACCGTCGTCGCCTCGTCGAGCTACGACGGGGAGGCGGCCTGGTTGATGTTCAAGTATGTCGATGGTTTGTCCATCTTCGGCGGGACTATCGACGGGCAGGGGCGGGCTTTCTGGGCTTGCAAGACGGCCGGTCGGAGTTGCCCCTCGAGCACCACCGTATGTCCTTTTAAACAATTGCTTCATTGAGTAGAGCTATCTGAAGaagcaacaaaattttttcGAAGCTCCGTAGTACCCAAAAAGTTATATCAAATCTCAATGTAATTAGAGATAACGAAGAGGCTATACCTAATGAATTTATTATACAAAATGAAACTGAAGAAGATCTAAGTCATCTGAAACAGAGAGATACTGGTCAAATTGTTGGATCCTAACATACTGTAGTATTAAATTTCTAATGCAGTTCAATTGATCCAATGCAGTCACTTACCATTGCTAAATCGAACAACATCCTCATCAGCGGGCTGTCGACGGTGAACAGCAAGGGCTTCCACATCTCCATTTTTGGCAGTAACGGCGTGACGGTGCAAGGCACGAAGATCACCGCGCCCGGTAACAGCCCCAACACTGACGGCATTCACATCCAGATGTCGAGCGACGTCACTGTCACGAGCAGCAGCATAAAGACTGGCGACGACTGCATCTCGATCGGCGAGGGCGCGAACAATGTGTGGATTGAGAAGATCAACTGCGGCCCCGGTCATGGCATAAGGTGATTGTGGATTGCTCTCCTTGTTACTAATTCACTAATGTTTAGATTCAAGTGCAAATTTTGTTTTAAGATTTAGTCctgaaatttgaaaatcaataCCCGCCCAATTCTCTAGCTATTTGTGTTTGCTGAATGTAGCATTGGAAGCTTGGGGGATACACCGTCGGAGTCCGGGGTGCAGAACATCACGGTGACGTCGGTTGTTTTCACCGGAACGCAGAACGGGCTCAGGATCAAGACGTGGGGGAAACCGTACAGCGGATTCGTGAAGGACGTAAAGTTCGAGCACGCCGTCATGCAGAATGTCCAGAACCCCATCATTGTTGATCAAAACTACTGCCCTGGCGACGTTAACTGTCCAGACCAGGTGAATATGTCCCTTCAATAAACTGCACCAAAATATTTATGCATACTGTCGTACTATTCGAAACTGCGCGAACAGCTAAATTCTGAAACTTAAAATGGTATTTTTGACACTTTCACATAAGATTTTTCAAGTCTAACAAGCAATCAAAGCCAAATTTCTCTAACTATCGATTGTCGCGACCGAATTGCAGAGCTCCGGGATCAAGATCAGCGGGCTGGCGTACACCGACATCCAGGGAACGTCGGCCACGCAGCTGGCGGTGAAGTTCGACTGCAGCTCGAGCAACCCGTGCAGTGGGATCACGATGCAGGACATCAAGCTCACGTATCAGAACCAGAACGCGCAGTCCTACTGCAAGAACGCCGGCGGCAGCACCTCGGGATTTATTATCCCTCCGAGTTGTCTCTGACAATACTAGATTATTTGGCAACTGGAGATTATTACTACCGATTACGAGATCTTAATTATATAGATATTGgatcagttatatatatatatatatatatatatatatatatgacataaaACAATGAATAAAACCTCTGAAAACGTGAAAAGGGTTGAGCAAAAACTGATTTCCCACTACAAGAAGCAGCCTAACGGATCTAGCAAGCTATTGGTGGGTCATTTGAACGGTCAAAAGCGATTCAATCTTTAGAAAGATCCTACCGGACCCAGTACAAGTAGTTCAAAAACTCAAACAGTTGTTGAAAGGTTAGAAATATCTTCTACCAGCAAAGTAGATCCACGGTGTAACTAGCTCATAtggtttttggtttttgtttttttttttggacctctccctctcactttctctcGAGGCCGAGGCTGCCTCACCCCTGTAGCTAGTTCATCTCTCTAATAAataaacggatagcatgctacattt
This region of Ananas comosus cultivar F153 unplaced genomic scaffold, ASM154086v1, whole genome shotgun sequence genomic DNA includes:
- the LOC109703950 gene encoding polygalacturonase-like, whose amino-acid sequence is MAQSLSLLSFLLLFSYYSTLTMGAYNVLNYGAEPDGQTDSAKAFLSAWADACGSGSPATMYVPAGNFFVSQAVFQGPCKSSEIKMYIDGTVVASSSYDGEAAWLMFKYVDGLSIFGGTIDGQGRAFWACKTAGRSCPSSTTSLTIAKSNNILISGLSTVNSKGFHISIFGSNGVTVQGTKITAPGNSPNTDGIHIQMSSDVTVTSSSIKTGDDCISIGEGANNVWIEKINCGPGHGISIGSLGDTPSESGVQNITVTSVVFTGTQNGLRIKTWGKPYSGFVKDVKFEHAVMQNVQNPIIVDQNYCPGDVNCPDQSSGIKISGLAYTDIQGTSATQLAVKFDCSSSNPCSGITMQDIKLTYQNQNAQSYCKNAGGSTSGFIIPPSCL